A genomic window from Pseudoalteromonas piratica includes:
- a CDS encoding AAA family ATPase yields the protein MAVSAFVQLQNYLDSQIIGQPQLTQALLLALLADGHLLVEGPPGLAKTRAVNALAKGVEGNFQRVQFTPDLLPADITGTDIYRQQTSEFVFEAGPLFHNLVLADEINRAPAKVQSALLEAMAERQITVGKNTYPLPELFLVMATQNPLEQEGTYPLPEAQLDRFLLHLNIDYPDAQNELAILRLTRGEALAEEQVKAPQISQETLFESRKQVLSLHLSEPLERYLVQLIIATRQAEKFSPELGRWIEYGASPRATIALDRCARAHAWLAGRDFVAPEDIQSVFANVLRHRIILSYEAQADGVSKDDVLAEIIARVVAP from the coding sequence ATGGCGGTATCAGCGTTTGTTCAGCTACAAAATTATTTAGACAGCCAAATCATTGGCCAACCTCAGCTTACCCAAGCATTATTATTAGCACTTTTAGCCGATGGCCATTTATTGGTGGAAGGTCCACCAGGACTTGCAAAAACACGTGCAGTGAATGCCTTAGCAAAAGGTGTCGAAGGTAATTTCCAACGCGTGCAATTTACCCCTGATTTATTGCCAGCGGATATTACAGGTACGGATATTTATCGCCAGCAAACGAGCGAGTTTGTGTTTGAAGCAGGTCCGTTATTCCATAACCTTGTGCTTGCTGACGAAATTAACCGTGCACCTGCTAAAGTGCAATCAGCACTGTTAGAAGCGATGGCTGAAAGACAAATTACCGTGGGTAAAAATACCTACCCATTACCGGAACTGTTTTTAGTTATGGCTACGCAAAACCCACTAGAGCAAGAAGGGACTTACCCACTGCCTGAAGCACAACTCGATCGCTTCTTGCTTCACCTCAATATTGATTATCCAGACGCACAAAATGAATTAGCCATTCTGCGTTTAACTCGCGGTGAAGCACTTGCTGAAGAACAGGTAAAAGCACCGCAAATATCTCAAGAAACCTTATTTGAGTCACGCAAGCAAGTATTGTCTTTGCATTTATCTGAGCCGCTTGAGCGCTATCTTGTACAACTGATTATTGCAACACGGCAGGCAGAAAAATTCAGCCCAGAGTTAGGACGTTGGATTGAATATGGCGCCAGCCCACGCGCAACAATTGCACTTGATCGCTGTGCCCGCGCCCATGCATGGCTTGCAGGCCGAGATTTTGTTGCACCCGAAGATATTCAAAGCGTATTTGCTAATGTACTTCGTCACCGCATTATTTTGTCTTATGAAGCGCAAGCCGATGGCGTAAGTAAAGACGATGTTTTAGCAGAAATTATTGCACGTGTGGTAGCACCTTAA
- the fadI gene encoding acetyl-CoA C-acyltransferase FadI, protein MSEQNILKTTKGDRIAVVSGLRTPFAKQATYFHHVPALDMGKMVVNEMLERMNLDKNEIDQLVFGQVVQMPEAPNIAREIVLGTGMPVSVDAYSVSRACATSFQAVANVAESIIAGSVNVGIAGGADSSSVLPIGVSKKLAGSLVDLNKARTFGQRFKILSKLRLKDLMPVPPAVAEYSTGLSMGQTAEQMAKTHNISRTDQDAMAHRSHTLAAKAWNDGLLANEVMTAHVPPYKGFLDRDNNIRENSNVESYAKLRPVFDRQHGSVTAANATPLTDGAAAVLMMSESKAKALGYPILGYIRSFAFSAIDVHEDMLMGPAHSTPMALDRAGITLQDLDLIEMHEAFAAQALANMKMFGCDKFAKEKLGRSKAIGEIDMDKFNVNGGSLAYGHPFAATGARLITQSLNELNRRGGGLALTTACAAGGLGAAFVLEGA, encoded by the coding sequence ATGTCTGAACAAAATATACTAAAAACAACAAAAGGCGACCGAATTGCCGTTGTCAGCGGATTGAGAACTCCATTTGCTAAACAAGCCACTTACTTCCACCATGTACCTGCATTAGATATGGGTAAAATGGTTGTAAATGAAATGCTTGAACGCATGAATCTTGATAAAAATGAAATCGATCAGCTGGTTTTCGGACAGGTTGTTCAAATGCCAGAAGCACCTAATATTGCACGTGAGATTGTCCTTGGCACGGGGATGCCAGTGTCGGTGGATGCGTATTCCGTATCTCGTGCATGTGCGACGAGTTTCCAAGCAGTTGCCAATGTTGCTGAATCGATTATTGCCGGTTCAGTTAACGTAGGTATTGCAGGTGGCGCAGATTCATCGTCTGTTCTGCCTATTGGTGTGAGTAAAAAGTTAGCAGGCAGCCTTGTTGATTTAAACAAAGCGCGCACGTTCGGTCAGCGTTTTAAAATTCTATCAAAGTTACGCCTAAAAGATTTAATGCCTGTACCGCCAGCGGTTGCTGAATACTCAACGGGCCTTTCGATGGGCCAAACTGCTGAGCAGATGGCAAAAACCCACAACATCAGCCGTACTGATCAAGATGCAATGGCGCATCGTTCACATACGCTTGCAGCAAAAGCGTGGAATGATGGTTTACTTGCTAATGAAGTAATGACAGCGCACGTGCCGCCTTATAAAGGCTTTTTAGACCGTGATAATAATATTCGTGAAAACTCAAATGTTGAAAGTTACGCAAAACTTCGTCCGGTATTTGATCGCCAACACGGTTCAGTAACTGCGGCTAATGCAACACCTTTGACAGATGGCGCAGCTGCAGTATTAATGATGAGTGAGTCTAAAGCAAAGGCGTTAGGCTACCCGATTTTAGGTTATATCCGTAGCTTTGCATTTAGTGCCATTGATGTACATGAAGATATGTTAATGGGCCCTGCGCACTCAACGCCAATGGCGCTTGATAGAGCGGGCATTACATTACAAGATCTTGACCTGATTGAAATGCACGAAGCATTTGCAGCACAAGCACTTGCCAACATGAAGATGTTCGGATGTGATAAATTTGCAAAAGAGAAACTAGGTCGTTCAAAAGCGATTGGTGAAATCGATATGGACAAGTTTAATGTAAACGGTGGCTCACTCGCTTATGGTCACCCATTTGCGGCAACAGGCGCACGTTTAATTACACAAAGTTTAAATGAATTAAATCGTCGTGGTGGTGGCCTTGCATTAACTACTGCATGTGCTGCAGGTGGTTTAGGCGCGGCATTCGTTTTAGAGGGAGCATAG